In a genomic window of Streptomyces sp. NBC_01231:
- a CDS encoding sporulation protein SsgA, translating into MARNSNGRRVRHTDFLDNGLVADYTGPGLLPGQSAGSGSSIGAYLLSRAMPHLPPWLAAAGIGVAGGLGSLKWEESAAAGVGLTLASVALTGATWWMGKSTTAQRRLHSAITVASASAWTTAVCLAGPTAGPLPDLYLMGAPALALSWNIRMVLRRNDAPTAEGGDKGLLEKVGLARAQIGNAKVEPNRVTAPLAVEAGEQTNDDVSKALARIASALDLPASAVRYQPDPDSSRRGELVIVPEDMLAEAAYWEGPSNLGGSIAAPLVIGRYDDGSPMYLWLPGDPDEGRNGTHVLVAGGTGSGKGETALNLQTEILSRRDVLLWLSDPKMFQDFRPLLPGIDWAAEGGIPTEVMVEAIQAVIPARTRWLGQHNYRQWVPAAAEVQNDPKHSCRTDGRACGCAGMPYLVAWMEEAASTLRNLGDDAFTGIAQEARSAGVSLIVSLQRPSYDQMSTSTRASLPSVIALGCDPRDESFSLPDTVLDAGAHPGAWGNRRPGYCYLVTPGIDETRYASPGRTWGFGRDAVSRMEVLADWAQRNGADADPVTASAASSVAGNTYTGRPTPGADATGHASTDEDDMDDTGYGPLVDPEDADIDPEAELPEPEQGDDAPIFGQENGRKPKPEEARRLLDQALEEFEHEGRMVVGPKDFTDWCDKHNLGRSWVSKRLKEAAEEGRLEATNTTGRWRIVPTLMAA; encoded by the coding sequence ATGGCAAGGAACAGCAACGGCCGCCGCGTGCGGCACACCGACTTCCTCGACAACGGACTGGTCGCCGACTACACCGGGCCCGGTCTCCTTCCCGGCCAGTCCGCCGGCAGCGGGAGCAGCATCGGCGCCTACCTTCTGTCCCGGGCGATGCCGCACCTGCCGCCGTGGCTGGCCGCGGCCGGCATCGGCGTCGCCGGCGGGCTGGGCAGCCTGAAGTGGGAGGAGAGCGCGGCGGCCGGGGTCGGCTTGACCCTCGCCTCAGTCGCGCTCACCGGGGCCACCTGGTGGATGGGCAAGTCCACCACCGCCCAGCGGCGCCTGCACTCGGCAATCACCGTGGCGTCCGCGTCCGCGTGGACCACGGCCGTGTGCCTGGCCGGGCCTACGGCCGGGCCGCTGCCGGACCTGTATCTGATGGGCGCGCCGGCGCTGGCGCTGTCGTGGAACATCCGCATGGTCCTGCGCCGCAACGACGCCCCCACCGCCGAGGGCGGGGACAAGGGGCTGCTGGAGAAGGTGGGGCTGGCGCGGGCGCAGATCGGCAACGCCAAGGTGGAGCCCAACCGGGTCACTGCCCCGCTCGCGGTGGAGGCCGGTGAGCAGACCAACGACGACGTGTCCAAGGCCTTGGCCCGGATCGCGTCCGCCCTGGACCTGCCCGCCTCGGCCGTGCGCTACCAGCCCGACCCCGACTCCTCCCGACGAGGCGAGCTGGTCATCGTCCCTGAGGACATGCTCGCTGAGGCCGCGTACTGGGAGGGTCCGTCGAACCTGGGCGGTTCGATCGCCGCTCCGCTGGTGATCGGTCGCTACGACGACGGCTCCCCGATGTACTTGTGGCTGCCCGGCGACCCCGACGAGGGACGCAACGGCACCCACGTGCTTGTCGCCGGTGGCACCGGGTCGGGCAAGGGCGAGACGGCCCTGAACCTCCAGACGGAGATCCTGTCTAGGCGGGATGTGCTGCTGTGGCTGTCGGATCCGAAGATGTTCCAGGACTTTAGGCCGCTGCTGCCCGGCATCGACTGGGCAGCCGAGGGCGGCATCCCCACCGAGGTCATGGTGGAGGCGATCCAGGCCGTCATCCCGGCGCGCACGCGGTGGCTGGGTCAGCACAACTACCGGCAGTGGGTCCCCGCGGCTGCCGAGGTGCAGAACGATCCCAAGCACTCGTGCCGCACGGACGGCCGCGCCTGCGGCTGCGCGGGCATGCCGTACCTGGTGGCCTGGATGGAGGAGGCCGCAAGCACGCTGCGGAACCTGGGCGATGACGCGTTCACCGGCATCGCGCAGGAGGCACGCTCCGCCGGCGTGTCCCTGATCGTGTCCCTCCAGCGGCCCTCGTACGACCAGATGTCCACCAGCACCCGGGCGTCCCTGCCCTCTGTGATCGCGCTCGGCTGCGACCCGCGTGACGAGTCGTTCTCCCTGCCCGACACGGTGCTGGACGCGGGCGCCCACCCCGGCGCGTGGGGCAACCGCCGTCCCGGCTACTGCTATCTCGTCACCCCCGGCATCGACGAGACTCGCTACGCCTCACCGGGCCGCACTTGGGGATTCGGCCGCGACGCGGTCTCGCGCATGGAAGTCCTGGCCGACTGGGCCCAGCGCAACGGCGCGGACGCCGACCCCGTCACCGCCAGCGCCGCCTCCAGCGTCGCCGGAAACACCTACACCGGCCGCCCCACCCCCGGCGCCGATGCCACCGGCCACGCCTCCACGGACGAGGACGACATGGACGACACCGGGTACGGGCCGCTGGTCGACCCCGAAGACGCCGACATCGACCCCGAAGCCGAACTCCCCGAGCCCGAGCAGGGCGACGACGCCCCGATCTTCGGACAGGAGAACGGCCGCAAGCCCAAGCCGGAGGAAGCCCGCCGCCTGCTCGATCAGGCGCTGGAGGAGTTCGAGCACGAGGGCCGCATGGTCGTCGGCCCCAAGGACTTCACCGACTGGTGCGACAAGCACAACCTGGGCCGCTCATGGGTGTCCAAGCGACTGAAGGAGGCCGCCGAGGAGGGGCGCCTGGAGGCGACGAACACCACCGGCCGGTGGCGCATCGTCCCCACCCTCATGGCCGCCTGA
- a CDS encoding virulence-associated E family protein, producing MDDDDKNPARKVIADYAQERFRYFRTADGTVYAQRKGHPVARPIRSQGTTGSHRQELMVGLFKDGLGTFNGTAMKEALDLIEALALTEQVQPVHIRVAPGLDGATWLDLGRNDGQSVRIHPTGWDIRIPDPSEVCWRRTQLTGELPLPAKDTNGKGIDLLFRLCNFAGAETECLAMAWLIGCLEPSVPVPAPFLTGPQGAGKSTGGRMLIRLIEGMTGDLRRAPKDEDNLIAAVAAGWVTALDNLSHMTPDLSDAMCCIVTGAESVKRALFTDGDVFRARYRRPVLLTGIDVGVIRPDLAERLLPLRLERPKVRRTEAELWTEYAEALPVMLGSLLDLTVKVRAATAETPTDLRMADFAHLCAQLDEAMGLGALAAYRAGLDDLNDDVIEGDLLAQTVLQYAAGMEPGAQERMSSAEWLHLLTRLYSGEDCRPLPKGWPTTGKVLSDRLKRLQPTLAARGLVVDWGRTREARYIELTEPAPTPEPQQKPAF from the coding sequence ATGGACGACGACGACAAGAACCCGGCCCGGAAGGTCATCGCGGACTACGCGCAAGAGCGCTTCCGCTACTTCCGCACCGCGGACGGCACCGTCTACGCGCAGCGCAAGGGCCACCCCGTGGCCCGCCCGATCCGCTCCCAGGGCACCACCGGAAGCCACCGCCAAGAACTCATGGTCGGCCTGTTCAAGGACGGACTCGGCACGTTCAACGGCACCGCGATGAAGGAGGCACTCGACTTGATCGAAGCACTCGCCCTCACCGAGCAGGTCCAGCCCGTCCACATCCGCGTCGCCCCCGGCTTGGACGGGGCCACCTGGTTGGACCTGGGCCGCAACGACGGCCAGTCGGTCCGCATCCACCCCACCGGCTGGGACATCCGCATCCCCGACCCGAGCGAGGTGTGCTGGCGGCGCACCCAGCTCACCGGCGAACTGCCGCTGCCTGCCAAGGACACCAACGGCAAGGGCATCGACCTGCTTTTTAGGCTCTGCAACTTCGCAGGCGCCGAGACCGAGTGCCTGGCCATGGCCTGGCTGATCGGTTGCCTTGAACCCTCCGTGCCCGTCCCCGCCCCCTTCCTCACCGGCCCCCAGGGCGCGGGGAAGTCCACCGGCGGGCGGATGCTGATCCGGCTCATCGAGGGCATGACGGGGGACCTGCGTCGCGCCCCGAAGGACGAGGACAACCTGATCGCGGCCGTGGCCGCGGGATGGGTCACGGCGCTGGACAACCTCTCCCACATGACCCCGGACCTGTCCGACGCCATGTGCTGCATCGTCACCGGAGCCGAGAGCGTCAAGCGCGCCCTGTTCACCGACGGAGACGTCTTCCGCGCCCGCTACCGCCGCCCCGTGCTCCTGACCGGCATCGACGTCGGCGTCATCCGCCCCGACCTCGCCGAACGCCTCCTGCCGCTCCGCCTCGAACGCCCGAAGGTGCGGCGCACCGAAGCGGAGCTGTGGACGGAGTACGCCGAAGCCCTGCCCGTCATGCTCGGCTCCCTGCTGGACCTGACCGTCAAGGTCCGCGCCGCCACCGCTGAGACACCAACCGACCTGCGGATGGCGGACTTCGCCCACCTGTGCGCTCAGCTCGACGAGGCGATGGGCCTCGGGGCGCTGGCGGCCTACCGGGCCGGGCTGGACGACCTCAACGACGACGTCATCGAGGGCGACCTGCTCGCGCAGACCGTGCTCCAGTACGCGGCCGGCATGGAACCCGGGGCACAGGAGCGGATGTCGTCCGCGGAGTGGCTCCACCTCCTCACCCGGCTCTACAGCGGCGAGGACTGCCGCCCGCTGCCCAAGGGGTGGCCGACCACCGGCAAAGTCCTCTCCGACCGCCTCAAGCGCCTTCAGCCCACCCTCGCTGCCCGCGGCCTGGTCGTGGACTGGGGACGCACCCGCGAGGCCCGCTACATCGAGCTCACCGAACCCGCGCCGACACCCGAGCCGCAACAGAAGCCCGCGTTCTGA
- a CDS encoding sporulation protein SsgA, which yields MAQNTNGRHARGPVNDPKTGKFANAGAAVGGFVGAMGGSFVPPVNVTVNNNKNVARGNGGRSHAQSLLPAPEFTSPAQVRNYCNTLRAAGVTLSIEVAMGAEILKGVLAAVPDPEGRTFGSRIRAAKVARKMNKAADDLRAAAKNAAACYSTFQQEYEEEINRVRHRARKPQQPVINWAQQ from the coding sequence ATGGCTCAGAACACCAACGGCCGGCATGCGCGCGGGCCGGTGAACGACCCCAAGACCGGCAAGTTCGCCAACGCGGGCGCCGCCGTGGGCGGCTTCGTCGGGGCGATGGGCGGCTCGTTCGTCCCGCCGGTCAACGTCACCGTCAACAACAACAAGAACGTCGCCCGCGGCAACGGGGGCCGCTCGCACGCCCAATCCTTGCTGCCTGCCCCGGAGTTCACCTCCCCGGCGCAGGTCCGCAACTACTGCAACACCCTGCGGGCGGCCGGCGTGACGCTGTCCATCGAGGTGGCGATGGGTGCCGAGATCCTCAAGGGCGTGCTGGCCGCCGTGCCGGACCCGGAAGGCCGCACGTTCGGCTCCCGCATCCGCGCCGCGAAGGTGGCCCGAAAGATGAACAAGGCCGCCGACGACCTGCGGGCCGCCGCGAAGAACGCCGCCGCCTGCTACTCGACCTTCCAGCAGGAATACGAGGAAGAGATCAACCGCGTCCGCCACCGCGCCCGCAAACCCCAGCAGCCGGTCATCAACTGGGCCCAGCAGTAA
- a CDS encoding tyrosine-type recombinase/integrase, whose protein sequence is MALTYDVRLYSIEIRKDRPKAYRLRWLVGERKHSKSYTLKVQAEGRRSELMSAVRRGDQFDEETGLPASELRAKQGSITWYEHSRAYIDRKWALAPAKSRKNYADALATITPALVKTKTGMPDTPLMRRALYGWAYNRNRWDETPPDDVARALAWISKHSMPVSALEDPATVRLALDALSVRLDGKEASPRTAKRKRACLSDALGLAVEEKYFTMPVNPITAVKWTAPKSVEAVDPESVANPRQVRALLAGVREQGPRGRHLEAFFGCLYYAAMRPAEASGLRVSQCHLPETGWGMLTLRQGVVRAGRSWTDDGTAHEMRHLKARAKKDSRPVPIPPHFVRLLRQHIATHGTAPDGRLFRTNRNGLLQETGYGEVWAKARKDVLTETETASLLARRPYDLRHAGVSFWLSSGVDAMECARRAGHSIAVLHKVYAKVLDQTRERANSRIDAALREWNEPE, encoded by the coding sequence ATGGCACTGACCTACGACGTTCGCCTCTACTCCATTGAGATCCGCAAGGATCGCCCGAAGGCCTACCGTCTGCGCTGGCTGGTCGGGGAGCGCAAGCACTCCAAGAGCTACACACTCAAGGTCCAGGCGGAAGGTCGCCGCTCGGAACTCATGTCCGCCGTTCGCCGCGGCGACCAGTTCGACGAAGAAACGGGCCTGCCCGCATCCGAACTGCGCGCCAAGCAGGGCTCCATCACGTGGTACGAGCACAGCCGCGCCTACATCGACCGCAAGTGGGCGCTGGCCCCGGCGAAGTCGCGGAAGAACTACGCCGATGCGCTGGCAACCATCACCCCCGCGCTGGTGAAGACGAAGACGGGCATGCCCGACACCCCTCTCATGCGGCGTGCGCTGTACGGGTGGGCGTACAACCGGAACCGCTGGGACGAGACCCCGCCGGACGATGTGGCCCGCGCCCTCGCTTGGATCTCGAAGCACTCCATGCCGGTCTCCGCGCTGGAGGATCCGGCGACCGTGCGTCTGGCTCTCGACGCACTGTCCGTACGACTGGACGGGAAAGAGGCATCGCCGCGCACCGCGAAGCGCAAACGAGCCTGCCTCAGTGACGCTCTCGGACTCGCCGTGGAAGAGAAGTACTTCACCATGCCGGTCAACCCGATCACGGCCGTTAAGTGGACCGCCCCGAAGTCGGTGGAAGCGGTGGACCCCGAGAGCGTCGCCAACCCTCGCCAGGTCCGCGCGCTGCTGGCAGGGGTGCGTGAACAGGGCCCGCGTGGGCGGCACCTGGAAGCGTTCTTCGGATGCCTGTACTACGCGGCGATGCGTCCCGCCGAAGCCTCCGGACTGCGCGTAAGCCAGTGCCACCTCCCAGAAACGGGGTGGGGGATGCTCACCTTGCGGCAAGGAGTTGTCCGGGCCGGGCGCAGCTGGACAGACGACGGAACGGCGCATGAGATGCGCCACCTCAAGGCCCGTGCCAAGAAGGACTCCCGTCCGGTGCCGATCCCGCCGCACTTCGTCCGTCTGCTGCGACAGCACATCGCCACGCATGGCACGGCACCCGATGGCCGGCTCTTCCGAACGAACCGCAACGGCCTGCTTCAGGAGACCGGCTATGGGGAGGTGTGGGCTAAGGCCCGGAAGGACGTGCTAACCGAGACGGAAACGGCCTCGCTGCTAGCTCGCCGCCCCTACGACCTGCGGCATGCCGGAGTGTCGTTCTGGCTCAGTTCCGGCGTGGACGCGATGGAGTGCGCCCGCCGCGCCGGCCACAGCATCGCGGTGCTGCACAAGGTGTACGCCAAGGTGCTGGACCAGACGCGAGAGCGTGCGAACAGCCGGATCGATGCGGCCCTGCGGGAGTGGAACGAGCCGGAGTGA
- a CDS encoding helix-turn-helix domain-containing protein: MARPQMLKLPEVLEEIGMSRAAFYRMRARGKAPKLIKLPNGQIRCRRADLDAWWSSMEDAAA, from the coding sequence GTGGCACGCCCTCAGATGCTCAAGCTCCCCGAAGTCCTCGAAGAGATCGGCATGAGCCGCGCCGCCTTCTACCGCATGCGCGCCCGCGGCAAGGCTCCAAAGCTCATCAAGCTGCCGAACGGACAGATCCGGTGCCGTCGCGCCGACCTCGACGCGTGGTGGTCGTCCATGGAAGACGCCGCCGCCTGA
- a CDS encoding bifunctional DNA primase/polymerase — MSNHLRTALQLAAEGLPVLPLRKGKVPFANCPACLYTSCGGRPHMKTPGPCTCPAPCHGWAAATTDSAVINSPTWASAWQGAAAVAYHPGGAGLTVVDCDNADAIAWARETLPATRTVPTTRGEHWLYLGTMPSANGVRPGVDIKSTMAYARWLGSGTGTLAVLPDVVRALTAVKPAAPVPVRVSAPVGGGECRHRTPAYLERGIAMAEQRITETSSGVHTAVYRTFLAVLSTHGRCGCLTEDHIARLFTAAQAKGETPRHCTDAWTNARTTLGL, encoded by the coding sequence GTGAGCAACCACCTGCGCACCGCCCTCCAGCTCGCGGCCGAGGGGCTGCCCGTGCTGCCGCTACGCAAGGGCAAGGTGCCCTTCGCCAACTGCCCCGCGTGCCTGTACACCTCGTGCGGCGGGCGCCCGCACATGAAGACCCCCGGCCCCTGCACCTGCCCCGCCCCCTGCCACGGCTGGGCCGCCGCCACCACAGATTCCGCCGTCATCAACTCGCCGACATGGGCGAGCGCATGGCAAGGCGCCGCGGCCGTGGCCTACCACCCCGGCGGCGCCGGCCTGACGGTCGTGGACTGCGACAACGCCGACGCCATCGCGTGGGCACGCGAGACCCTGCCCGCCACCCGGACCGTGCCCACCACCCGCGGTGAGCACTGGCTCTACCTCGGGACGATGCCGTCGGCCAATGGCGTGCGGCCCGGCGTGGACATCAAATCCACGATGGCCTACGCCCGCTGGCTCGGATCTGGCACCGGCACCCTGGCCGTGCTGCCCGACGTCGTGCGCGCGCTCACCGCAGTCAAGCCCGCGGCCCCCGTACCCGTCAGGGTTTCCGCGCCGGTCGGGGGCGGGGAATGCCGCCACCGCACCCCCGCCTACCTCGAGCGCGGGATCGCCATGGCGGAGCAGCGCATCACCGAGACGTCCAGCGGCGTGCACACGGCCGTGTACCGGACGTTCCTGGCCGTGCTCTCGACGCACGGCCGGTGCGGCTGCCTCACCGAGGATCACATCGCCCGCCTGTTCACCGCCGCTCAGGCTAAGGGCGAGACGCCGCGGCACTGCACGGACGCGTGGACCAACGCCCGCACCACGTTGGGGCTTTGA
- a CDS encoding DNA methylase — translation MTQPTVIRRVPDAFRPFRVLDAYSCIGGATKGLKLALPGCHVTGVDIQAQPDYCGDVFHQGDAIEYIRAHGHEFDLIHASPPCQGEGAPTKGTNKARNAAIGRTYPRLIAPTRAALEATGRPYVMENVAGSEVRKDLRLCGEMFGLGVLMHRYFELGGWTTVQPAHPRHRGRVRGWRHGQYFDGPYVAAYGNGGGKATVDEIREAKGIDWSTDHLRLREALPPAYTEHIGRAFLASRTLGVAA, via the coding sequence ATGACGCAACCCACCGTCATCCGGCGAGTGCCGGACGCGTTCCGCCCGTTCCGGGTGCTGGATGCCTACTCGTGCATCGGCGGCGCCACCAAGGGCCTCAAGCTCGCCCTGCCCGGATGCCACGTCACCGGTGTCGACATCCAGGCACAGCCGGACTACTGCGGCGACGTCTTCCACCAGGGCGACGCGATCGAGTACATCCGCGCCCACGGCCACGAATTCGACTTGATCCACGCCTCCCCGCCCTGCCAAGGGGAGGGCGCCCCCACCAAGGGGACCAACAAGGCGCGCAACGCGGCGATCGGCCGCACCTACCCCCGGCTCATCGCCCCCACCCGCGCCGCGCTGGAAGCGACCGGACGGCCGTACGTGATGGAGAACGTGGCCGGCTCCGAGGTCCGCAAAGACCTGCGTCTGTGCGGCGAGATGTTCGGCCTGGGCGTGCTCATGCACCGCTACTTCGAGTTGGGCGGCTGGACCACTGTGCAGCCGGCCCACCCCCGCCACCGCGGGCGGGTGCGCGGCTGGCGGCACGGCCAGTACTTCGACGGCCCTTACGTCGCCGCGTACGGCAACGGTGGCGGCAAGGCGACCGTGGACGAGATCCGCGAAGCGAAGGGCATCGACTGGTCCACCGATCACCTCCGTCTGCGCGAGGCCCTGCCACCCGCGTACACCGAGCACATCGGCCGGGCCTTCCTCGCCTCCCGGACGCTGGGGGTGGCGGCGTGA